One stretch of Salmo trutta chromosome 7, fSalTru1.1, whole genome shotgun sequence DNA includes these proteins:
- the parietopsin gene encoding parietopsin, which translates to MDSTTAAGTPWSFHPTFNSTSPGFKSSTVAPTIFPRAGYSILSYLMFINAIFSVFNNTLVITVLVKNRTLLNPMNVIILSLAVSDLMIALCGSSIVTITNYHGSFFLGDEFCIFQGFAVNYFGLVSMCTLTLLAYERYNVVCKPMAGFKMNVRRSFQGLLGVWLFCLFWAVPPLLGWSSYGPEGVQTSCSLGWEERSWSNYSYLILYTLFCFLLPVAIIIYCYTKVLTSMRQLNRSTELQGGRPCLQENERAVRIVLAMIGSFFVCWLPYTALSVVVVVDPELHIPPLVATMPMYFAKTSPVYNPIIYFLSNKQFRDATLEVLSCGRYIPHDPATDTVPMRSMTLRTTGPVGGGLEELLCDTQVASFSFCCCIQLLTLACISMERHQAITHPFKITQRRRRILVWIPSTWMVEETVAAIPVPETPAAEQSLEVEGGVCMMPSFANKEHAKKKKESKLAKRSGYIILTFLIFWMPLIVMTLANVFCNRNRNFRMGTAQNLEILSVSVACMTSASNPITYAVVNPQFRTEFYYLRRKCQSLWTRA; encoded by the exons atggacagcaccacTGCCGCCGGCACACCTTGGAGCTTCCACCCGACTTTCAACTCTACTTCTCCGGGATTCAAATCTAGTACTGTGGCGCCAACGATTTTTCCACGGGCAGGCTACAGCATCCTCTCCTATCTTATGTTCATCAATGCAATTTTCTCTGTTTTTAACAATACTCTGGTTATAACGGTGTTGGTGAAGAATCGTACTCTCCTCAACCCAATGAATGTGATCATCCTCAGTTTAGCCGTGTCCGATTTGATGATAGCCTTGTGCGGTTCGTCGATAGTCACCATTACCAACTATCATGGTTCATTCTTTCTCGGCGATGAGTTTTGCATCTTTCAAGGATTTGCTGTCAACTATTTCG gtCTGGTGTCTATGTGCACGTTGACACTGCTGGCGTACGAGCGCTACAACGTGGTGTGTAAGCCCATGGCAGGCTTCAAGATGAACGTGCGTCGGAGCTTTCAGGGGCTCCTGGGGGTCTGGCTGTTCTGTTTGTTCTGGGCCGTGCCCCCACTGCTAGGCTGGAGCTCCTACGGACCCGAGGGCGTCCAGACCTCCTGCTCTCTGGGCTGGGAGGAGAG GTCCTGGAGTAACTACAGTTACCTGATCCTTTACACGCTGTTCTGCTTCCTCCTGCCTGTCGCAATCATCATCTACTGTTACACCAAGGTCCTCACCTCCATGAGACAG ctaAACCGTAGTACGGAGTTGCAGGGCGGTCGCCCCTGTCTGCAGGAGAACGAGCGGGCCGTAAGGATAGTACTGGCCATGATCGGGTCCTTCTTTGTCTGCTGGCTGCCCTACACAGCCCTGtccgtggtggttgtggtggacCCAGAGCTCCACATCCCTCCGCTGGTGGCTACCATGCCTATGTACTTCGCCAAGACCAGTCCCGTCTACAACCCCATCATCTACTTCCTAAGCAACAAGCAG TTCCGTGATGCCACTCTGGAAGTCCTCTCCTGTGGGCGCTACATTCCCCACGACCCGGCCACCGACACTGTCCCCATGCGCTCCATGACCCTGAGGACCACG GGACCCGTAGGAGGAGGTCTGGAGGAACTGCTCTGTGACACCCAGGTTGCCTCCTTCTCATTCTGCTGCTGTATTCAGTTGCTCACCTTGGCCTGCATCAGCATGGAAAGACATCAAGCGATCACCCACCCTTTCAAAATCACCCAGCGCCGAAGACGGATTCTGGTGTGGATCCCCTCGACCTGGATG GTTGAGGAGACTGTAGCAGCAATCCCCGTTCCAGAAACTCCAGCTGCGGAGCAAAGCTTAGAGGTTGAAGGTGGCGTCTGTATGATGCCGTCGTTCGCCAACAAAGAGCATGCCAAAAAAAAGAAGGAGAGTAAACTGGCGAAGCGTTCTGGTTACATCATTCTCACCTTTCTGATATTCTGGATGCCATTGATAGTGATGACGCTGGCCAACGTCTTCTGCAACAGAAACAGGAATTTCAGg ATGGGGACAGCTCAAAATCTGGAGATCCTGTCTGTATCAGTGGCCTGCATGACCTCTGCCAGTAACCCCATAACCTACGCTGTGGTCAACCCTCAGTTCAGGACAGAGTTCTACTATCTTAGGAGGAAATGTCAATCGTTATGGACACGAGCTTAG